One segment of Rhodopirellula baltica SH 1 DNA contains the following:
- a CDS encoding sigma-54-dependent transcriptional regulator — protein sequence MMPAASILLVDDDHHLATSLGEWLAEEGFETHLAGTLEDARQQLKQHAFELVITDLRLGGEDGMTLVSDVKKHHSDTPVLVMTGYATPNTAVEAVRAGAVDLLTKPVIDDELLLAIDRAMNQRKIEAENETLRRQLDQRSGLENILSHDYRMMKIFDVIDSVADAKASILITGENGTGKSMIARAIHNRCARRSGPFIEVACGALPDTLLESELFGHVAGAYTGANTDRRGKFELADGGTLFLDEIATATPAMQVKLLRVLQELQFEPLGGMETRSVDTRVILATNENLDQAVADGSFRQDLYYRINVVNIVLPSLRERTGDIPLLVDHFLREAAETAGRDIDGFDREAMKCLQSYAWPGNVRQLENVVERAVLLATDRVLTKDDLPPDVLGTSANQHASIGSVGHSPGVTASSGASSFNPAVLDGCSLREALEGPEREIILHSLRRHNWNRAATADELEINRTTLYKKMKRLGLDDPRLQYANH from the coding sequence ATGATGCCCGCTGCTTCGATCCTACTTGTCGACGACGACCATCACTTGGCAACCTCGCTAGGTGAGTGGCTCGCCGAAGAAGGATTCGAAACCCATCTCGCCGGCACGCTCGAGGACGCACGCCAACAGCTCAAGCAACATGCGTTCGAATTGGTGATCACCGATTTGCGTTTGGGTGGTGAAGATGGAATGACGCTGGTATCGGACGTTAAGAAACACCATTCCGACACACCGGTCTTGGTGATGACCGGGTACGCCACGCCAAATACCGCTGTGGAAGCCGTCCGCGCCGGGGCGGTGGACCTGCTGACCAAACCAGTCATCGACGACGAATTGCTGCTCGCCATCGATCGGGCGATGAACCAACGCAAGATCGAAGCCGAAAACGAAACTCTGCGGCGACAACTTGATCAACGCAGTGGTCTCGAGAACATTCTCAGTCATGACTACCGAATGATGAAAATCTTCGATGTCATCGACAGTGTTGCTGATGCCAAAGCCTCCATCTTGATCACCGGAGAAAACGGTACCGGCAAAAGCATGATCGCGCGTGCAATCCACAACCGATGTGCTCGCCGCAGTGGTCCGTTTATCGAAGTCGCCTGCGGTGCTCTTCCGGACACATTGCTCGAAAGTGAACTGTTCGGTCACGTTGCCGGTGCCTATACCGGTGCCAACACCGATCGTCGCGGCAAATTCGAGCTGGCTGACGGCGGAACTTTGTTCCTGGACGAAATCGCGACGGCGACTCCCGCCATGCAAGTCAAATTGCTTCGCGTTTTGCAGGAACTGCAATTTGAACCGCTCGGTGGAATGGAAACGCGAAGTGTCGACACACGCGTGATCTTGGCGACCAACGAAAACCTGGATCAAGCCGTCGCGGATGGTTCGTTTCGCCAAGATTTGTATTACCGAATCAACGTCGTGAACATCGTTTTGCCATCGCTTCGCGAGCGAACCGGTGACATTCCATTGCTCGTCGATCACTTCCTTCGTGAGGCCGCTGAAACCGCCGGTCGAGACATCGACGGCTTTGATCGCGAAGCGATGAAATGCCTGCAGTCATACGCATGGCCCGGCAACGTTCGACAACTCGAAAACGTGGTCGAACGCGCCGTCTTGCTCGCCACCGATCGTGTGCTCACCAAAGATGATTTGCCGCCGGACGTACTCGGCACATCCGCTAACCAACACGCTTCCATCGGCAGTGTCGGACATTCGCCGGGAGTGACCGCATCCAGCGGTGCATCGTCATTCAATCCCGCGGTCTTGGATGGTTGCAGCCTGCGGGAAGCTCTCGAAGGTCCGGAACGCGAAATCATTCTGCATTCGCTCCGCCGGCACAATTGGAACCGAGCCGCCACCGCCGACGAGCTTGAAATCAATCGCACAACGCTCTACAAGAAAATGAAACGTTTGGGTCTCGATGACCCGCGACTTCAATACGCCAACCATTGA
- the thiD gene encoding bifunctional hydroxymethylpyrimidine kinase/phosphomethylpyrimidine kinase, with amino-acid sequence MPAAAPVALTIAGSDPSGGAGMQADLKTFHSFGVYGCSVMTLLTAQNTMGVQGIQMVPAEFVRAQWTSVSSDLPLAAIKTGALGNAELIETVADCLHSLACPLVVDPVMISKHGHPIIDENAIDVLINRVFPLADLVTPNAFEAERLVGQSIRNEDDLASVADKLLAMGPRAVLIKACVGERSVDCLADADGAQLLRSPRIESNRTHGSGCVLSAAITAGLAKGQDLIEAVRTARNFVHDAIRNAPKLGQGISPLGLLDQRI; translated from the coding sequence ATGCCTGCTGCCGCCCCAGTTGCTCTCACGATCGCTGGCTCGGATCCGTCGGGCGGGGCCGGGATGCAAGCGGACCTGAAAACCTTTCACTCGTTCGGCGTGTATGGTTGTAGCGTGATGACGCTGCTGACGGCACAAAACACAATGGGTGTTCAGGGCATTCAAATGGTTCCGGCCGAATTCGTTCGTGCCCAATGGACCAGCGTCTCCAGTGACCTGCCATTGGCTGCGATCAAGACCGGTGCTCTCGGCAACGCGGAATTGATTGAGACCGTGGCTGATTGTTTGCACTCTTTGGCATGCCCTTTGGTCGTGGATCCGGTCATGATCAGCAAACACGGCCACCCAATCATTGACGAAAACGCAATCGACGTGTTGATCAATCGCGTGTTCCCGTTGGCAGACCTGGTCACGCCCAACGCATTTGAAGCCGAACGTTTGGTCGGCCAATCCATTCGCAACGAGGATGATCTCGCAAGCGTCGCCGATAAGCTGCTTGCGATGGGACCGCGTGCGGTTCTGATCAAGGCCTGCGTGGGTGAGCGGTCAGTTGACTGCTTAGCTGACGCAGATGGAGCTCAATTGCTTCGGTCGCCACGAATTGAATCCAATCGAACCCACGGCAGCGGTTGCGTGTTGTCCGCTGCCATCACGGCTGGCCTCGCCAAAGGCCAAGATCTGATCGAAGCGGTGCGAACCGCTCGCAACTTCGTGCATGATGCGATTCGCAACGCACCAAAACTCGGCCAGGGAATCTCACCACTCGGGCTTCTCGACCAACGCATCTGA
- a CDS encoding lipoate--protein ligase family protein, which translates to MSEVSAVRGRLIELANHDAAANMAIDEALLNSVAAGAPPTLRFYGWKRPTLSLGYFQPLDEAIAWADRTGVALGNTGDVDLVRRSTGGGAILHHAELTLSLTLPMNVSDTGAREATYRNVHQAIASELKMMGVDAKPFRTLGTAAVTRVPSDAVPCDASERSNVGKPDEPFLCFQRRTDEDLIVSGYKVLGSAQRRTKGALLQHGSLLWSVSPHADVLPGMQQLAGRRLGMDQLVLGLQRRLKTLFEIDWQIGALEPNEMEAAKQIATQRYGNSDWTSKR; encoded by the coding sequence GTGAGTGAGGTTTCAGCCGTCCGTGGCCGTTTGATCGAATTGGCAAACCATGACGCTGCGGCGAACATGGCGATCGATGAAGCATTGCTCAACAGTGTTGCCGCGGGTGCCCCTCCAACGCTGCGATTCTACGGCTGGAAACGACCGACGCTTTCGCTTGGTTACTTTCAACCGTTGGATGAAGCGATCGCGTGGGCAGACCGAACGGGTGTCGCTTTAGGAAATACCGGCGATGTGGATCTGGTTCGCCGTTCCACTGGAGGCGGCGCCATTTTGCATCACGCTGAGCTGACGCTGTCGCTGACGTTGCCGATGAATGTTTCGGACACGGGGGCTCGCGAGGCAACTTACCGTAACGTTCACCAAGCGATTGCGAGCGAACTCAAGATGATGGGCGTCGATGCGAAACCGTTTCGAACGCTTGGCACGGCGGCAGTCACGCGAGTGCCGAGTGATGCAGTACCGTGTGATGCATCTGAGCGATCAAATGTCGGCAAGCCTGACGAGCCTTTCCTCTGTTTTCAACGCCGCACCGACGAAGACTTGATCGTGAGCGGATACAAGGTGCTGGGCAGTGCACAGCGCAGAACCAAAGGTGCGTTGTTGCAGCACGGTAGCTTGTTGTGGAGTGTCTCACCTCACGCGGATGTTTTGCCGGGAATGCAGCAGCTGGCCGGACGACGGTTAGGCATGGATCAACTCGTTCTCGGATTGCAACGACGACTCAAAACGCTGTTTGAGATTGATTGGCAAATAGGTGCACTCGAGCCCAACGAGATGGAAGCCGCGAAACAAATTGCTACGCAGCGATACGGCAATTCTGACTGGACGTCGAAGCGATAG
- the gcvPB gene encoding aminomethyl-transferring glycine dehydrogenase subunit GcvPB, which produces MRNQQSTQLLFELSRAGRRAHRLGDLDVPSVNVDELFADEALAETPPPLPELAEGDVVRHFVGLSTLNMSVDTHFYPLGSCTMKYNPKRNERIASLPGFLNVHPLQHESGLQGLLELLYELQGMFAEISGLPGVSMQPAAGAHGELAALLVAAAYFREQGSDRNVVLTADSAHGTNPASAQMAGFKTKTVKSNANGLVDLEDLKAKLDDKTAVFMLTNPNTLGLFDRQIEEINKLVHDAGALIYLDGANMNAILGITRPGDFGADLMHYNPHKTFSGPHGGGGPGAGPICVRDFLAKYLPGPIVTRVENENASGDDDRYTYHLTSPSDDSIGRVRSFFGNTGVLVRAYIYLRTYGGDGLRHVSEDAVLGANYLLSKVKHFLDVPHGDRCMHEFVASATRLKKEKKLSAMDIAKRILDYGFHAPTVYFPLVVDEAVMVEPTETESKQTLDAFVEALFRITEEGEELIHDAPHSTRISRPDDVTAARRPILKWTDAAGESAT; this is translated from the coding sequence ATGCGAAACCAACAATCGACTCAGCTTCTGTTTGAACTCAGCCGCGCTGGACGACGTGCTCACCGACTCGGTGATTTGGACGTGCCCTCGGTGAACGTCGACGAACTTTTCGCGGACGAGGCTCTCGCGGAAACACCGCCACCACTTCCCGAGTTGGCCGAAGGCGATGTGGTACGACACTTCGTCGGTTTGTCGACGCTGAACATGAGCGTCGACACGCACTTCTACCCACTGGGTTCGTGCACGATGAAGTACAACCCAAAACGCAATGAACGCATCGCGTCGTTGCCAGGGTTCTTGAACGTGCACCCGTTGCAGCATGAGTCGGGGCTGCAAGGTCTGCTCGAGTTGTTGTACGAATTACAGGGGATGTTTGCGGAAATCAGTGGGCTGCCAGGTGTCTCGATGCAGCCTGCCGCTGGGGCGCACGGTGAATTGGCGGCGTTGTTGGTTGCGGCGGCTTACTTCCGCGAACAGGGCAGCGATCGGAACGTCGTTCTGACCGCTGACTCGGCTCACGGAACGAACCCTGCCAGTGCTCAGATGGCCGGTTTCAAAACCAAAACGGTCAAAAGCAATGCGAACGGTTTGGTGGATCTGGAAGATCTGAAAGCGAAGCTGGATGACAAGACCGCAGTGTTCATGTTGACCAACCCAAACACATTGGGATTGTTTGACCGTCAGATCGAAGAGATTAACAAACTGGTTCACGATGCCGGAGCGTTGATCTACTTGGACGGTGCGAACATGAACGCGATCTTGGGCATCACTCGTCCGGGTGACTTCGGTGCAGACTTGATGCACTACAACCCGCACAAAACATTCTCGGGACCACACGGCGGTGGTGGCCCGGGTGCTGGCCCAATCTGTGTTCGCGATTTCTTGGCAAAGTATTTGCCCGGTCCAATTGTGACCCGGGTCGAGAACGAGAATGCGAGCGGAGACGACGATCGTTACACCTACCATCTGACGTCGCCTTCGGATGATTCCATCGGACGTGTCCGTAGCTTTTTTGGCAACACCGGCGTTTTGGTTCGAGCTTACATTTATCTGCGGACTTACGGCGGCGACGGTCTGCGTCATGTCAGCGAAGACGCAGTGCTCGGGGCGAATTACTTGCTCAGCAAGGTCAAGCATTTCCTTGATGTGCCCCACGGCGATCGTTGCATGCACGAGTTTGTTGCATCGGCGACTCGTTTGAAAAAAGAGAAGAAGCTTTCCGCGATGGACATCGCCAAGCGGATTTTGGATTATGGATTCCATGCACCGACGGTGTACTTCCCTTTGGTCGTTGATGAAGCCGTGATGGTGGAGCCGACCGAGACGGAAAGCAAGCAAACGTTGGATGCTTTCGTGGAAGCTCTTTTCCGAATCACGGAAGAAGGCGAAGAACTGATTCACGATGCACCGCATTCAACGCGAATCAGTCGACCCGACGACGTGACCGCGGCTCGACGTCCGATTTTGAAATGGACGGATGCGGCGGGTGAATCCGCGACGTGA
- the gcvPA gene encoding aminomethyl-transferring glycine dehydrogenase subunit GcvPA, giving the protein MSYLFHTDEDRREMLKSIGANSIDEIINDQVPEAVRMKRPLDLPPACNELALTAEMTRLAARNASADSHVCFLGGGAYDHFIPAAVDEIASRGEYYTSYTPYQAEVSQGNLQVMFEYETLVTQLTGLGVSNASLYDGGSAATEAVLMALSMQRGRNKVITTDVVHPQYRDILVAYLKNIDAELVVVPSDENGHSKPMIDAIDDKTACVLIQHPNFVGQLESVSEIAAAAKEAGALTIQVFDPVSLGRLKRPGDMGVDIAIAEGQSLGNPLAYGGPYLGIMACRDELVRRLPGRIAGQTTDRRGKRCWVLTLQTREQHIRREKATSNICSNQTLLALRATVHLSLLGPEGLKETADHCIAKTAYAKEVIAKSDRFEIVGEGPSLKEFVVRDLGADVDGLLAHARDNGLLAGIDMTPMCVGGAEATDASIALPSRYEQCFLVAVTEKRSRVEIDRWAKVLCEAPAMATV; this is encoded by the coding sequence ATGAGTTATCTCTTTCACACCGACGAAGATCGCCGAGAGATGTTGAAATCGATCGGTGCCAACAGCATCGATGAGATCATCAACGATCAGGTGCCAGAAGCGGTTCGCATGAAACGGCCGTTGGATTTGCCGCCCGCCTGCAATGAGTTGGCATTGACCGCCGAGATGACTCGGTTGGCCGCCCGCAACGCATCGGCTGACTCGCATGTTTGTTTCTTGGGAGGCGGTGCCTACGACCACTTCATTCCCGCGGCAGTCGATGAAATTGCTTCGCGGGGTGAGTACTACACGTCATACACGCCTTATCAGGCCGAAGTCAGCCAAGGCAATTTGCAGGTGATGTTCGAGTACGAAACTTTGGTCACACAGTTGACCGGGTTGGGCGTGAGCAACGCCAGTTTGTACGACGGCGGATCCGCTGCGACCGAAGCTGTTTTGATGGCTTTGTCGATGCAACGCGGACGCAACAAGGTCATCACGACCGATGTGGTTCATCCGCAGTACCGTGACATCTTGGTCGCGTATCTCAAGAACATTGACGCCGAGTTGGTGGTAGTTCCATCGGATGAAAATGGGCATTCCAAACCCATGATCGATGCGATCGATGACAAGACCGCATGCGTGCTGATCCAGCATCCAAACTTCGTTGGTCAGCTCGAATCGGTTTCTGAGATCGCTGCCGCGGCCAAAGAAGCTGGTGCACTGACGATTCAGGTGTTCGACCCGGTTAGCCTCGGGCGTCTCAAGCGTCCCGGTGACATGGGCGTCGACATCGCCATCGCCGAAGGTCAAAGTTTGGGCAACCCGCTGGCATACGGTGGGCCTTACCTGGGCATCATGGCTTGCCGTGACGAGTTGGTGCGACGATTGCCTGGCCGGATCGCGGGGCAAACCACCGACCGCCGTGGAAAGCGTTGTTGGGTATTGACGTTGCAAACGCGTGAGCAGCACATTCGCCGCGAAAAAGCGACCAGCAACATTTGCAGTAATCAAACCCTGTTGGCTTTGCGAGCGACCGTACACCTGTCGTTGCTTGGGCCCGAGGGTTTGAAAGAGACGGCCGATCACTGCATCGCCAAAACGGCTTACGCCAAAGAAGTGATCGCAAAATCGGATCGCTTTGAAATCGTCGGTGAAGGACCTTCGCTCAAAGAATTCGTCGTGCGAGACCTCGGCGCGGATGTGGATGGCTTGCTCGCTCACGCTCGTGACAATGGCTTGCTCGCCGGGATCGACATGACGCCGATGTGTGTTGGTGGGGCGGAGGCAACCGACGCGTCGATCGCACTTCCATCGCGATACGAGCAGTGTTTCCTCGTCGCGGTGACTGAAAAACGTTCGCGTGTGGAGATTGATCGTTGGGCTAAAGTGCTCTGCGAAGCTCCCGCGATGGCCACGGTTTGA
- the gcvH gene encoding glycine cleavage system protein GcvH — protein sequence MARDPSTLRYAETHEWVDVQEEGGDKFATIGISAFAVEQLNDLVYMDLPEVGRTLEVGEEFGEVESVKAVSPLYSPVAGEVVAVHTDLPDNLDNLNDDAFDFGWILKVKLSADLPETLMDFAAYQKQCSEAG from the coding sequence ATGGCACGAGACCCTTCGACCCTGCGTTATGCCGAGACCCATGAGTGGGTGGACGTTCAAGAAGAAGGCGGCGACAAGTTCGCAACGATCGGTATCTCTGCCTTTGCCGTCGAACAGCTCAACGACTTGGTCTATATGGACCTTCCCGAAGTTGGACGCACACTGGAAGTTGGCGAAGAATTCGGTGAAGTCGAATCCGTGAAAGCGGTTAGTCCGTTGTACAGCCCGGTTGCTGGCGAAGTCGTCGCAGTTCACACCGATCTGCCAGACAACTTGGACAACTTGAACGACGATGCGTTCGATTTTGGATGGATTCTGAAAGTGAAATTGTCAGCGGATCTGCCTGAGACGTTGATGGACTTTGCCGCTTATCAAAAACAGTGTTCCGAAGCAGGTTGA
- the gcvT gene encoding glycine cleavage system aminomethyltransferase GcvT, producing MTTSSTNDPVGNPSSPADFLQTPLDAWHRQAGAKMVPFAGYEMPIQYEGIVAEHQACRTKAALFDVSHMGRLRFDGDHAAEFLDHVLTRRVTDMVPGQVRYGMVCNAEGGVLDDVLVSFLQTPSERRFHLLVVNASNREKILKWFEPHLADFPTVTMSDRTELTAMIAIQGPMAIEVCKKLFSIDPSRLKNYNAFITDQFKKPVIVSRTGYTGEDGLELIVRAEEAHRVWENVLLAGREAGFVPAGLGARDTLRMEAGMPLYGHELDETIDPITAGLKFGCNLKDRHFIGEDALRAVAEQGPTRCRIGLLPTGKRPAREGCDVLNADGAKIGQVTSGGPSPTLGVPIAMATIDAKHAKDPSFQIDIRGKTTDALPTKLPFYKRPPAAS from the coding sequence ATGACAACTTCATCCACCAACGATCCTGTGGGAAATCCATCTTCCCCGGCGGACTTTCTGCAAACACCGTTGGACGCTTGGCATCGCCAGGCCGGGGCCAAAATGGTTCCCTTCGCCGGTTACGAGATGCCGATCCAGTACGAAGGCATCGTCGCGGAACACCAGGCATGTCGCACCAAGGCCGCTTTGTTTGACGTTTCGCACATGGGCCGATTGCGGTTCGATGGCGATCACGCGGCCGAATTTCTCGACCACGTTTTGACGCGTCGTGTGACCGACATGGTGCCTGGCCAAGTCCGCTATGGAATGGTCTGCAACGCGGAAGGCGGCGTCTTGGATGACGTGCTGGTTTCGTTTTTGCAAACGCCTTCGGAACGACGCTTTCACCTGTTGGTGGTCAACGCATCCAACCGTGAAAAGATTCTGAAATGGTTTGAGCCTCACTTGGCCGATTTTCCGACCGTCACCATGTCGGATCGCACCGAATTGACGGCGATGATTGCGATCCAAGGACCGATGGCGATTGAAGTTTGCAAGAAGCTTTTCTCGATCGATCCATCGCGGTTGAAAAACTACAACGCGTTTATCACCGACCAATTCAAGAAACCCGTCATCGTTAGCCGCACGGGATACACCGGCGAAGATGGGCTGGAATTGATCGTTCGAGCCGAAGAAGCTCACCGGGTTTGGGAGAACGTTTTGCTCGCTGGTCGCGAAGCGGGGTTTGTTCCTGCCGGTTTGGGTGCTCGCGACACACTGCGAATGGAAGCCGGGATGCCACTTTACGGGCATGAACTGGATGAAACGATTGATCCAATCACCGCCGGATTGAAGTTTGGCTGCAACTTGAAAGACCGTCACTTCATCGGTGAAGATGCGTTGCGAGCGGTTGCGGAGCAAGGCCCGACGCGATGCCGAATCGGATTGCTTCCGACAGGAAAACGTCCCGCGCGAGAAGGCTGCGACGTTCTGAACGCGGATGGAGCAAAGATTGGGCAGGTCACCAGTGGCGGTCCGTCACCCACGTTGGGTGTTCCCATCGCGATGGCGACGATCGATGCCAAGCATGCGAAAGATCCGAGTTTTCAAATTGATATTCGTGGCAAGACAACGGATGCTTTGCCAACGAAACTGCCGTTCTACAAACGGCCACCCGCCGCGTCTTGA
- a CDS encoding M16 family metallopeptidase — MNFAMLSQLDVAAVRCRCGRRTSAFLLSSLVAALCLIPTLCSADDAAKKDSSVPLKLREVEGISEYVLPNDVKVLLFPDESKEVVTVNMTVFVGSRHEGYGEAGMAHLLEHMLFKGTPTHPEVPKVLQDRGARFNGTTWMDRTNYYETLPASEENLEFALNLEADRLLNSNIKGEDLESEMTVVRNEFERGENSPMRVLMQRIESAAFDWHNYGKSTIGNRSDIERVPVVKLRQFYRKYYRPDNVMVIIAGNFDVDHALKAVNDAFGSLPVPSTPIDETYTVEPPKDGERTVVLRRVGDVQVVGAAYHIPAGSHPDYAAVKALTNVLGDEPSGRLYKEMVETEIASNVFAMAFGFREPGLLMTMAEVPKEQSIEQARAKLIDLMENDWAKNPITEQEVERAKQQMLKARELESANTDKIAVSLSDWAAQGDWRLYFLYRDAVEALTVEQVRDVADRYLKRNNRTVGLFMPSEESDRVSIPESPDLAALLKDYKGRAAAAAGERFDPNPEAIEERVQRGSLAGGIEYAVLPKKTRGDSVSVLMTLRFGTAESLKDKLGAVELLGMMMARGTEDLDYQQLQDEWTRLRAEVQIYTLKGVLQVQVQTKEEFLPEVIDLIGKIFRSPRFEPSELEVMRRQVITGLEKNKTEPNSLAPRKVQQMLSPYDKDDIRYVMTIEEEIAMYEETTIEQIRQLHAEYLGNQAGELAIVGNFDVEPTLEKFRSIVEGWEAKQPFERIVTPAQPDIPGAVVTIETPDKSNALLYSGQQYKLADSDPEYASLVLGNFILGGGSLSSRLANRVRQQEGLSYGVRSGLTAANFAEDEKVSFTLYAITNPANKDKLLRVIREEVVRVLEDGVTEEELEQAKGAYLQAERIGRTGDSRLASMLVKSVFNDRTMAFVAEHEEQIQAATVDSVNAALKKYVDLDGLVMAIAGDFAAVEQPAE, encoded by the coding sequence ATGAATTTCGCAATGCTTTCACAACTGGATGTGGCGGCGGTTCGATGCCGCTGCGGACGCAGAACGTCCGCTTTCCTGCTGAGCAGTCTGGTCGCTGCTCTCTGTTTGATTCCAACCCTCTGTTCCGCCGACGACGCGGCAAAAAAGGATTCGTCCGTGCCATTGAAACTCCGCGAAGTCGAGGGGATCAGCGAGTATGTGCTGCCCAACGACGTGAAGGTTTTGCTCTTTCCCGATGAGAGCAAAGAGGTTGTGACGGTCAACATGACCGTGTTCGTTGGCTCGCGTCATGAAGGTTACGGTGAAGCCGGGATGGCGCACCTTCTCGAGCACATGTTGTTCAAGGGCACTCCCACGCACCCGGAGGTCCCCAAAGTGTTGCAGGATCGGGGAGCGCGGTTCAACGGCACAACTTGGATGGATCGGACGAACTATTACGAAACACTTCCGGCCAGCGAAGAGAATCTCGAGTTCGCATTGAACTTGGAAGCCGATCGGTTGCTCAACAGCAACATCAAGGGCGAAGATCTCGAAAGCGAAATGACCGTTGTTCGCAACGAATTCGAACGCGGCGAGAACTCACCGATGCGAGTCTTGATGCAGCGGATCGAATCAGCCGCATTTGATTGGCACAACTACGGCAAATCGACGATCGGCAACCGCAGCGACATTGAACGGGTGCCGGTTGTCAAACTGCGCCAGTTTTATCGGAAGTATTATCGTCCCGATAACGTGATGGTCATCATCGCCGGCAACTTCGACGTCGATCACGCACTCAAAGCCGTCAATGATGCGTTTGGCAGCCTGCCGGTTCCTAGCACTCCAATCGATGAAACTTACACCGTCGAGCCTCCCAAGGACGGAGAGCGGACGGTTGTGTTGCGTCGGGTCGGCGACGTGCAAGTCGTCGGTGCCGCCTACCACATTCCTGCGGGCAGTCACCCTGATTACGCCGCGGTCAAAGCTCTCACAAACGTGTTGGGCGATGAGCCGAGTGGTCGTCTCTACAAAGAAATGGTCGAAACGGAAATCGCCAGCAACGTTTTCGCGATGGCGTTCGGTTTTCGTGAACCAGGGTTGTTGATGACGATGGCAGAAGTGCCCAAGGAGCAATCCATTGAGCAGGCCCGTGCCAAGCTGATCGACTTGATGGAAAACGATTGGGCGAAGAACCCGATCACCGAACAAGAGGTGGAACGAGCCAAGCAACAGATGCTGAAGGCTCGTGAATTGGAATCAGCCAACACGGACAAAATTGCCGTGTCGCTCAGCGACTGGGCCGCACAAGGCGATTGGCGTCTGTATTTCTTGTACCGCGACGCGGTCGAAGCTTTGACCGTCGAGCAAGTTCGGGACGTTGCCGACCGCTATCTGAAACGAAACAACCGAACCGTTGGTTTGTTCATGCCATCGGAGGAATCGGATCGCGTTAGCATTCCCGAGTCCCCGGATTTGGCAGCGTTGCTGAAAGATTACAAAGGCCGGGCAGCTGCCGCCGCCGGGGAGCGTTTCGATCCCAATCCGGAAGCGATTGAAGAACGCGTTCAACGTGGCAGCCTCGCCGGGGGGATCGAATACGCCGTGCTGCCCAAAAAGACTCGCGGTGATTCAGTCTCGGTGTTGATGACGCTCCGTTTCGGAACGGCTGAATCACTCAAAGACAAACTCGGCGCGGTCGAGTTGTTGGGAATGATGATGGCTCGCGGGACCGAAGATCTTGACTACCAACAACTGCAGGACGAATGGACTCGGTTGCGTGCCGAAGTCCAGATCTACACCTTGAAAGGCGTGTTGCAGGTTCAGGTTCAAACCAAAGAAGAGTTCTTGCCCGAAGTCATTGACTTGATTGGAAAGATTTTCCGCTCGCCTCGCTTTGAGCCATCGGAGCTCGAAGTCATGCGTCGCCAAGTCATTACCGGATTGGAAAAGAACAAGACTGAACCGAATTCTCTCGCACCTCGCAAAGTGCAGCAGATGCTCTCGCCGTACGACAAGGATGACATCCGATACGTCATGACGATCGAAGAAGAAATCGCCATGTACGAAGAGACGACCATCGAACAGATCCGCCAGCTGCACGCGGAGTACTTGGGCAACCAAGCCGGTGAGTTGGCGATCGTTGGTAACTTTGATGTTGAGCCAACGCTTGAGAAGTTCCGGTCGATCGTGGAAGGTTGGGAAGCGAAGCAGCCGTTCGAACGAATTGTGACGCCGGCTCAGCCTGACATTCCCGGCGCAGTCGTGACGATCGAGACGCCTGACAAATCCAACGCGTTGTTGTACAGCGGCCAACAATACAAGTTAGCGGATTCGGATCCCGAGTACGCGTCGTTGGTGCTGGGCAACTTCATTTTGGGTGGCGGATCACTGAGCAGCCGATTGGCCAACCGCGTTCGTCAGCAAGAAGGTTTGTCCTACGGTGTTCGCAGCGGTTTAACCGCGGCGAACTTTGCCGAGGATGAGAAGGTCAGCTTCACGCTGTACGCGATCACGAACCCGGCCAACAAAGACAAACTGCTTCGCGTGATTCGCGAAGAGGTTGTTCGGGTGCTCGAAGACGGCGTCACCGAGGAAGAGTTGGAGCAGGCCAAGGGCGCGTATTTGCAAGCCGAACGGATTGGCCGAACGGGTGATTCGAGGCTAGCTAGCATGCTGGTCAAATCGGTCTTCAACGATCGAACGATGGCCTTTGTGGCGGAGCATGAAGAGCAGATTCAGGCGGCGACGGTTGATTCGGTCAACGCGGCGCTGAAAAAATACGTGGATCTCGATGGCTTGGTGATGGCCATCGCGGGTGACTTTGCGGCGGTCGAGCAGCCAGCAGAGTGA